A section of the Malus sylvestris chromosome 17, drMalSylv7.2, whole genome shotgun sequence genome encodes:
- the LOC126609902 gene encoding phenolic glucoside malonyltransferase 2-like, translating to MADPNNSVKIVEICRVAPQHADQEFSLPLTFFDIIWLKFPPIQRLYFYEILSSSKNTFFFDSILPKLKTSLSLTLHHFPPLAGNITWPQDSPKPILSYLRGDAVSVTVAESDADFHHLVSSNSFNIEAKEYHPLVPRLEVCHEKAAALALQITLFPNNGFSIGTSVHHAALDGKMSTMFVKSWAYICKHESDLVPDQLKPFYDRRVIPDPTRIDLIYSNHFLNMDLEGPNNRSLMPFQFKAPQPDSVRGCFQFTPTKIEAIRQLVKEKKQQHQSVHLSTFCVATAYAWICLVKAEEFKSEKIRLIFSVDCRSRLDPQISENYFGNCIAPRIAVAESEGILGEDGLVMAVNAISEALEGLNNRLLNGAEAWMEIMQPQADKLFSVAGSHRFRIYDTDFGWGRPRKSEVVTIDRTGAISFSDSKDGDGSIEIGVVLKKQCMEVFASLFAKGIEDL from the coding sequence ATGGCAGACCCAAATAACTCAGTCAAAATAGTTGAAATTTGCAGAGTTGCTCCACAACATGCAGATCAAGAGTTCTCTCTTCCTCTAACTTTCTTCGACATAATTTGGTTAAAGTTTCCACCCATCCAACGCCTTTACTTCTACGAAATATTGTCTTCCTCAAAAAACACATTCTTCTTCGATTCTATACTTCCAAAGCTCAAAACATCGTTATCTCTTACCCTCCACCACTTTCCACCTTTAGCAGGAAACATCACTTGGCCCCAAGACTCCCCTAAACCAATCCTCAGTTACCTCCGAGGGGACGCCGTTTCGGTCACTGTAGCTGAGTCCGATGCTGATTTCCACCACCTAGTTTCAAGCAACAGCTTTAACATTGAAGCCAAAGAATACCATCCTCTCGTGCCCCGATTGGAAGTTTGTCACGAAAAAGCCGCAGCACTTGCGTTGCAAATCACTCTCTTCCCAAACAACGGCTTTTCTATTGGAACATCCGTGCACCATGCTGCCCTAGACGGCAAGATGTCAACCATGTTTGTGAAATCATGGGCTTACATATGTAAACACGAATCCGATTTGGTACCAGACCAGCTCAAACCATTTTACGACCGAAGGGTCATCCCTGACCCGACCAGGATCGACTTAATTTATTCGAACCACTTTCTAAATATGGATTTGGAGGGACCCAACAATCGTAGCTTGATGCCTTTCCAATTTAAAGCACCACAACCAGACTCGGTTCGAGGGTGCTTCCAGTTCACACCAACCAAAATTGAAGCAATAAGGCAGTTGGTGAAAGAGAAGAAACAACAACATCAATCGGTTCATTTGTCCACGTTTTGCGTCGCAACTGCGTATGCATGGATTTGCTTAGTCAAGGCAGAGGAATTCAAATCTGAAAAAATACGATTGATTTTTAGTGTGGATTGTAGGTCTCGATTGGACCCACAAATATCTGAAAACTATTTTGGAAACTGCATAGCCCCACGCATAGCAGTTGCAGAAAGCGAAGGCATACTTGGAGAAGACGGGCTGGTTATGGCTGTAAATGCAATCAGTGAAGCCCTAGAAGGTTTAAATAATCGACTTCTGAATGGGGCGGAGGCTTGGATGGAAATTATGCAACCACAAGCCGATAAACTTTTTTCTGTTGCTGGTTCACACCGGTTTAGGATTTATGATACTGATTTTGGATGGGGAAGGCCAAGGAAGAGCGAAGTCGTTACGATTGATAGGACCGGGGCTATCTCTTTCTCAGATAGCAAAGATGGCGATGGTAGTATCGAGATTGGGGttgttttgaaaaaacaatGTATGGAGGTTTTTGCTTCTTTATTTGCTAAAGGAATCGAAGACCTTTGA